GTGCCGCGCTGGTTGAAAGAGAGGAGATTTTGGCCATCATTCCTCCTTGGAGCGGAGTCGATGGCTTTGATGGATTCGCCCGCGATCAAGTGGGTGAAGGGCCGGTTGCCTGGGAGCTAAGTGATGACAACGTTTTGATTAAACGGTTTCGCGACGCCGATGCCTATTGGCAATCCTGGGAGGACGATTCCCCCTGGGGATCGGTTCAGAACCAGCTACTTTCGCAGGTCGAAGAGAGATTTGGGCCACACGAAAAGTATTACGCGATCGATGGTGGAAACTGGCCGCCCAAAGCGCTGGTCCGAATTCCCTACGAGGACGGAACCTTGCTCGTAACACTGGGAGTATCATTGCGGCCGCAACCCAACGTCGAACTCTCACACGAGAATCCGGAAGACTATCGGCGAATCGAACTCGGAGTGTTGCTTCCCCATTCTTGGAACGACGAGCAGATCTTAGCGTTCGGCAGTAATCTCAGCGGCAATGCTGGTTATCCTTGGAGCAACTACACCTGGTTAGGCTCTGGTCACTCGATTCCTTGCTCCCGCTGGAGCGACCCACAATTCTCGATGGCGATTCTTTCCCATGAGCATCCGAGACTCGAGAAACTTGAACTTGGCCCGGTTTTTGGTGATCCGGTGAATCTTCTCTGGTATCTGCCCATCACCGGTTCGGAAAGGCAGATTGCCATTGAAGAAGGTAGCCAACGTCTATTGGAACAGTTGCCGTCCGATCGTTGGCAACAAGCATAGCTCTTTCTTCGCGCCGCATGCCTCGTTACAACTACGGCAATAATCAATCGCATGATACGAATGAGTTGATGTAAGAGCCCCATTACAGTTGGACTAAGGAAATAGTGATGGCAAGGACTTCGATTGGTGGACGTCGACGCGGCAACGGCGCCCAGGCTGTCCTGATTATTTTCAGTGTCATCGGTGTGATTGCCGTTCTCTGTTGTTTGGCATGCGGTGGCTGTACGGTCGGGCTGTTCACCCTTGGGGCCATCTCCGATAGCAACGGTGGATTCAAACAGGAGTTTGCCGACGCAATTGAAAGCCAGGTCGCCGATCTGCCCGACGTGAAACGCGAGTTAGGCGAAATCACCTACATTCGTACTCGGATGTTTGACAGCATTGACGCGGAAGAAGAATTTGAATCGGAAGATGTTTGGGCATTTGACGTTCGAGGCACCGACGGAAAAGGACAAATCTTTGTCGAATGCGTTGATATCGACGATCCCGTCTGTACGCGGCGTATCTTACGAGTCGACGGCCAAGATTTTGATCTAGGGCCGACGCCTCAGATAGAATTCCCTGGCGATTCGAGTGATCCCGATTTGGACGACGTTTTCGCGCCTTTGCAAACAGGCGAGGGAACTGACGCGGAAGTCGACGTTCCTGTTCCTGCGGACGCCAACGATTCTGGCAGTTCCCGAACTGGGCCATCGAATCCCTAGTTGCGGCCATTTTCTCGACGAAAAGCGGGCCAACCGAGCGTAAATCGCAAGCTATCCTTCAGGCGAACTCCGAATTCATTTTCGCCGCCTCAAGGATTCGCCCATCATGGCCACGCCACTCGACTGGCAAATCATCGCCTGCCCTAAGTGTCATAGCAGCCTAGAGTTACACGTAGAGACGTGCAGTTGCACCAACGAAGAATGCCATGCTCAATTTCCATTGAAAGAGGGCGTGCCAATCCTGGTGCGAGGCGATAACAGCGTTTTCGATACCGAATCGTTCATGCGGAAGCAGGAAACTTTTTTCCGCTCGGTCCCGAAGTGGCGTGAGTGGATCAGCAGCCACATTCCCGATGTTTCGTTGAATGTGAATGCGGAGAGGAACGCCCATCAATTGCTTTCCTTGCTTAAACAGCGCGAAGGTACAGCCCGCCTATTGGTGGTTGGTGGCGGCGTGGTCGGTGCTGGCTTGGGCGAAGTTTTGGAAGATCCCAACATTGAAGTCGTCGAGACCGACGTTTCTTGGGGACCGCAAACCCAGTTGATCTGCGATGCCCATGACCTTCCGTTTCAAGACGAAGTTTTTGACGCGGTCGTCGTGCAAGCGGTGCTGGAACATGTGGTCGATCCGGTTCGCTGCGTCAATGAAATCTATCGCGTAATGAAAAGTGATGGCGTCGTGTACGCCGATACGCCATTTATCCAGCAAGTGCATGGTCGGCAGTATGACTTCACCCGGTTCACCCGCCTGGGACATCGCCGCTTGTTTCGCCACTTTGAAGAAATCGATAGCGGCATCAGCTGCGGACCTGGCGTAGCGTTGGCCTGGTCGCTGCGTTACTTCCTGCTCAGTTTCTTTTCCTCGGAAAGGATGCGCGGCATCGTCAGCTTCGGCTCACGCATTTCCTTTTTCTGGCTGAAATATTTCGATTACTACCTCGCCCGCAAGAAGCAAGCGCTGGACGCCGCCTCAGCCTTTTTCTTTTTGGGGAAGAAGAGTCCGTTGATTTTGTCCGACCGGGAGTTGCTTTCGGATTATCAGGGCGGGTTCTAGCAGCCTACTTAACGTCCTCCTTCGGGTACATAACGATTTGTACGACCTTTCCACCAGGCAGGCTGAATAAGATCGCGTGATCCTTATAGTAAATTCGCTGTGCAGCGACATTCGCTGGAACTTGATCAGACTCTTTGTCTGGCTTACCGAAAGCGGCGATCACTTCTTCCCGGGTCGAACCGATCCCAATTCCTTCCGCTGACTTGCCAGGAAAGTCATGCCGTTTCAGGTTCGCTGCATCGGCGGGATTTAAGATTATCAACCCGATTCGATCGGGCCTGCGTCCGGTCAAACAAAACTGTACTCCGATCGAAGGATACGACAGGTAAGTATCGAACTGGTCGATCTCTGGCTCTCCCATAATGGCAACCAGTTCATCGCGAGACATGCCAAAGGTTACCTGGCCTACGCCAACGCCTGGCTTAATCACCAGCTTCGCGGCCTCATCCCGGGAAAGTGGCTCTTTCAATTCTTGCTGGCCAAACTCCTGATATCCTTCCGGCACTTTCAGATCGAATTTGGATTCATCCAGCACCAAATCAAACTGCGCCTCATCAATCACAAATGCCTCGTCAGGGGAAGTCTGGGGAATAATTTTCATTCGGACAGGAAGTTTCGTGTTTGGATCAGTCCAGACCTGAATTTCGACAGGCACGCTCTTCCCGTCAACTTTCCACTCGGTCCTCCCTTTCAGCCCGGGATACCTTTTACCGTCTGGCGCCACATAGTCGTTCACCGGTTGGGTTGCCGAGGCCGCCAGTTCGCGAAAAGTTTGCACCAGATCGAGCATGAATAAAGGGGTATTTCCTTCGATGTGATAGGCACTTTTCTCAACATGATCCATTTGAATCGACTTTTTGGTCGCAGCATCCGCAATGGCTTCGCTTCGTCCGTCGAACGAGACAAAACGCATGCGATCTCCCCAAACGGTCAACGTGCCACTACCTTCTTCCATGATCACTTTGCCCTGAAAAGTCTTCGTTTTCTCGACTTGCTGCAGCACTTGGGCAAAAGCGGTCGTGGGAACACTCAGGTGCATCCAATAGAACGCTGCTATCCCCAGCAAGATCGAAGCGGCTAGGGCGGTCTGCACAACCCATCGCCTTCTGTCCAACCGTCGATCAACTGGAGAGGGCATGTGAACTGACTTTGCATCGATTAAATCGTCAGAAACAATTGAAACAGGAGTCGACTTCATCGCTTCGATCGCGGCATCTAACAGATCGTCAGGAGACTGAAAACCATGTTCTTTATTCATCGCTTGGTTCTCCCTTCCGGGGCATAAACAGATAGTTTCGCTTGCAGCGACTTGCGAGCGCGAAACAGAAGTACGCCCAAATGATTGACGGTCAC
The Blastopirellula marina genome window above contains:
- a CDS encoding suppressor of fused domain protein, yielding MSDELLLEQLNPNGNVQAVVESAGGVINFYLWSDPELEAPMKTVWVRNLAPAPDKLDVEGMQEGRPPLNPIQFCRHPEGLAAPNADDLRVIWLPEGNGAALVEREEILAIIPPWSGVDGFDGFARDQVGEGPVAWELSDDNVLIKRFRDADAYWQSWEDDSPWGSVQNQLLSQVEERFGPHEKYYAIDGGNWPPKALVRIPYEDGTLLVTLGVSLRPQPNVELSHENPEDYRRIELGVLLPHSWNDEQILAFGSNLSGNAGYPWSNYTWLGSGHSIPCSRWSDPQFSMAILSHEHPRLEKLELGPVFGDPVNLLWYLPITGSERQIAIEEGSQRLLEQLPSDRWQQA
- a CDS encoding methyltransferase domain-containing protein: MATPLDWQIIACPKCHSSLELHVETCSCTNEECHAQFPLKEGVPILVRGDNSVFDTESFMRKQETFFRSVPKWREWISSHIPDVSLNVNAERNAHQLLSLLKQREGTARLLVVGGGVVGAGLGEVLEDPNIEVVETDVSWGPQTQLICDAHDLPFQDEVFDAVVVQAVLEHVVDPVRCVNEIYRVMKSDGVVYADTPFIQQVHGRQYDFTRFTRLGHRRLFRHFEEIDSGISCGPGVALAWSLRYFLLSFFSSERMRGIVSFGSRISFFWLKYFDYYLARKKQALDAASAFFFLGKKSPLILSDRELLSDYQGGF